The stretch of DNA AGCCTGGCCTGCCTCGCCGCCCTGCCCGCCCTGGCCCCGGCCAGCGAATCCGGGGTCGACAATATCGGCCCCGGCACCGACGGTTTTTTCATCCTGCCGCTGGATGTCAACGGCCTGCCGGACCACATGTTCGCCTTCAACCTGTATTACAACCACTACGAAGCGCGGAAGCTGAATATCAGCTCCCTGGGCGGCAAGGTGCCGGACGTGCGGATCGTCTCCGACGCGATCATTCCCCGCCTCGACTACCTGAGCCCGCTGCGGGTATTCGGTGGGCGACTCGGCGGCTACGTGGCGCAGCCCTATCTGCGTCAGCAGGTGGGGGTCTTCGGCCTCAAGGACCAGCGCGAAAGCATGGGCGACACCACCATCGCGCCGATCATCCTGTGGGACCTGGGCAAGAACTTGACCCTGGGCGCCGCCGTGGAAATCACCATTCCCACCGGCAAGTACGACGCGACGCGCCTGGCCAATACCAGCAACAACTTCTACACCTACAAGCCGCTGGTTTCGGTGACCTGGCTGCCGACCCCGCGTACCGAGCTGTCGCTGAAGACCACCTACAGCTTCAACGAGGAAAACCACGCCACCGACTACAAGTCCGGGCAGATTTTCCACTTCGACTATTGCGCCAGCTACAAGGTGACCGACAACCTGAGCCTGGGGCTCAACGGCTACTACCTGAAGCAGACCAGCGACGACAAACAGTACGGCCGCACCGTGCAGTTTCTCGGCGAGGACGTGGACGACGGCGTGCGCGGCCAGGTGTTCGCCATCGGCCCGGCGCTGTACCTGACCTTCCTCAAGTACGCCAGCGCGGAGATCCGCTGGGCCAAGGAGTTCGACGTGGAGAACCGGCCCGAGGGCGAGATGCTGTGGGCCAAGCTGACGATTCCGTTCAGCCTGTGATGTAGGAGCGAGCGGGCGGCGATCCGACTTGCCCGCGATGGCTGCGCCGCGGAATGCCTGGCGGACCGCGTTATCGCTCATCGCGCGCAAGCTGCGCTCCTACAGAAGCAGGACGCGCACGCCGTAGGAGCGAGGCTTGCCCGCGAAAGGCCTCGAGGACAGCGCAAAAACCTAGCTGTAGACCGGCCAGCGCTCGACGATCCGCCCGCTGCGCACCGCCAGCAGGTCGCCGAATTGCAGCAGCAGCGCTTCGCTCTGCATCGGCCGCAGGAACACCTGGTCGTCCGGTCCCAGGCCCACGGCGGGCGAGCCGTTGACCATCTCCTGGTTGGAACTGCGGCCGAACAGACCGTTGCTTTGCAGCCCCGCCGGCGACTCGAACTCGGCCTGCCAGTTGCCGCCATAGATGAAGAATGTCTCGCGCTGGTTCGGGTCCCACCAGGCCAACAGCTTCGACTTGTCGTCCAGCGCCGGGATGCGCACCGGGCCAGTGTTTTTCAGCACCGGGGTAGCGATGTAGGCCGCGGGCCGATGTTCGCTGAGGGATGGCAGGTCGTAATGGGTCGGCTTGAGCATCGCCGTGCCCACCGACACCTCGCTGCTCAACTGTTCCTGCTCATGCATGCGGTAGCTGGGGCTGCCGGCGGTATTGAGGGTCAGCCCCGGCTGCCAGAGCGCCGGATGGCGTTGCCGGGTGAAGTCCACGGCGCTCTGGTAGCGCTGCATGACCTTGGCGAACAGCGCTTCGGACGAGCCGAGAATGCCCGGCACGCCCATGCCGACAAAGGGGTCGTAGCCCATGAAACCGGCGAACTCCAGGTGCTGGGGGTTGGCCGCGATCAGGGTCAGCAGCGGCCCCAGGCCGCTGCTGTCCTTCACCCCACCGCGGTGCAGGCCGACG from Pseudomonas chlororaphis subsp. chlororaphis encodes:
- a CDS encoding SphA family protein, with the protein product MNSTRTHLSRRLAASLACLAALPALAPASESGVDNIGPGTDGFFILPLDVNGLPDHMFAFNLYYNHYEARKLNISSLGGKVPDVRIVSDAIIPRLDYLSPLRVFGGRLGGYVAQPYLRQQVGVFGLKDQRESMGDTTIAPIILWDLGKNLTLGAAVEITIPTGKYDATRLANTSNNFYTYKPLVSVTWLPTPRTELSLKTTYSFNEENHATDYKSGQIFHFDYCASYKVTDNLSLGLNGYYLKQTSDDKQYGRTVQFLGEDVDDGVRGQVFAIGPALYLTFLKYASAEIRWAKEFDVENRPEGEMLWAKLTIPFSL
- a CDS encoding DSD1 family PLP-dependent enzyme, producing the protein MRPADRGGPYSDYFRALNQELKAHGPMRPVLLIDLDRLDHNIDVVLQSVKRGGKQLRLVEKSLPSPGLLAYIGQRAGTQRLMSFHQPFLNHDALRFPEADILLGKPLPVRSAQLFYQGHKGRFDPARQLQWLIDTPERLQQYLALARGLGTRLRINIELDVGLHRGGVKDSSGLGPLLTLIAANPQHLEFAGFMGYDPFVGMGVPGILGSSEALFAKVMQRYQSAVDFTRQRHPALWQPGLTLNTAGSPSYRMHEQEQLSSEVSVGTAMLKPTHYDLPSLSEHRPAAYIATPVLKNTGPVRIPALDDKSKLLAWWDPNQRETFFIYGGNWQAEFESPAGLQSNGLFGRSSNQEMVNGSPAVGLGPDDQVFLRPMQSEALLLQFGDLLAVRSGRIVERWPVYS